The genome window GAATTGATAGAGAcctggagaaaaggagaagagatttGCACTGATCATTCTTGGGTGGAACAGACCTGTATCTCAATATTGCCACTGTGCCTAAATTACCACGATTAGGAGTCTGTGTTAGATCTCAGAGGAGAAAATATCtactttttatctttctgaagttgtttAGAATGGGGGCAGACCTGGGCTGCAGATAGAGGTCCTGGGCAGATCCAATAACAGAAAAGTTGGAGAGGGAGAGCCTAGGAAACTCAGGCAGTGTGACACGTTGGAAAGGTTTTCAGGGTATGTTAAAGACTCATGGTCAGACACCAAAGTGCCTGGTTTTACATCCTGGCTGTCATTTAGTAGCTGAGTGACACTGGACAAGTTACATAACCTCTCTAGGCCTTACTTTCTTCACCtgtgaaatgaaaacaaacatagtaCTTTATAGAGCAGTTTGTCAGAGTGCTATATAGGGAAATAGCCAAATTCTAATTTTAGGGAGAATTCTCCAATTCAAAAAGGAATCATGGATACAAACAATCATAAGGGTCATTTTCTCTCAACTCTTTGACATTTCTTATGGCAACTAAAATCAGAAAGTTGGGTGGTATTTTTATGCCCTAATAACAGAACttgtaaagagagaaaaatattatttttaaaaactctgtcTTAGGTCCAGCTCATTGATTAGTTTACTCACACTGGATAGACCTGGACTTGATTTCTACTTCCATTATGACTCATTGTGTAGTTCAAATTCTTCAACTGGATCTTCAGTTTCCTCCTATGTGAAGTGGCCAACTATTAGTCATGCATCCTCAGTTACTTAAGCACTTGACACGGTACTTGGCACACAGCAAGTGTTTAAGAATTCTAGCTATTATCATTTAATTCTAAATGTATATAGGTACTTTATAGCTATGCTCCTGCACTAAACCAATAATTTACTTTTGTTCTTGAGTTTGAGAAAATCCAGTGGTTCTATAGTTTGTATTTAACatggtcatttatttcctcttgaatTTCAATGGATCTGTTGTTGATCCTAGACTTGACTATTAGTTCATCAACATCTTTTGATAAAAATTTTGATATTGAGttcattatttatataaagcCAAGAAATTTCAGCCACAGTCAACCAAAAATCCTAGAAATGGACATTTACTGCTTGTGCTGACAAAGAAGCATGTTTATATTAAGGCTTTTTATAAGCAATTTGTTTCCTTAGCACTTAAGTAGAGAAAGACAACATTTTCCATTAGACCCTCcaggcaaaaaaaacaacaacaaaaaaaaaaacaagaaatttaaaattccaaGTTTTGGtaagataaaagtgaaattattttcaaagtcaGTTTCAGAATTGTTTCTTCTTGTTCAGTTAACTAAAAGTCATTCTTAGGCTATAATGTGCATTCATGTTAACATTCGATGTTCAAAGTTTAATATTTGCTTGACTTAAAAGACTAATCATGCAAGTTTCTAAAatctaaaatgtcttttttgcttaatttaaaagggaaaaataacataataaaatagaaaacatctcCTTGATAAAGATGAATTTAGGGGAAGAGTTCAAGAAAATTTCAGGATGTGAAGTCAATATGCTCataaatgagaaagaaggaaacctagtcattatatattcatattttttttttagaaatgtatcTTTTAAAACTTCTAAGTACCTGGCACTGTGCAAAACATATTGGGGACATGGAGTAATGTAAAACAACCCTTGTCTTCAAGAAGCAAAGGAATCAGATTAGGCCATCGATGTTTACACCACAGTGTAGAAAATGTTTTGTTCTCAAGCAGATACATGATGCTGTGGGAAAATCATGGAAGGAAAgacatggaaccacaaaagaaaaaaagagagagaaaataaagatggAGAGACACAAAACTGActcagaaaaagcaaaaacaattttaataaagaaaatgtctaCCCTTCTAAAATCAACACACTCAATACTTTGTGTGTATACTTCATCAAAGATCTCTCttgttctttcaaatattttttttccaaatgattcTAAGGCTCAGTCACAATGACAGGATacatgaaattaaatatattaacatgACACAGCTACTCTGGACTCTATACAGTGCATTATTGAAAAGACTCCACAAGGCAGACAGTTTATACAGATTAACACGGGCTATATGAAGTATATTCAGTTTTCAGGTGTTTACCCCTGCTAGCCAGTGTGAACATTCATTTAACATTGTACCTtgatgtccttttttaaaaatggacattgTTAATCAAAAATGAGTTATTCTATAGGCACTGAAGTATGGTAAATACACTTAGTGTTTTTATACATTGTAAGCTGGAAATGCCTTTTGAATTGCATGTATATTTATGCTAGAAAGCTTGACAAACACTGAACAGTTTGTAAGAAATGGGAAACCCTTTGACCATcaattcaaataaatataattcaactATTTGCAGTATTATTACCTTAATTATTAAACTAATTACTTTGAAACCCTTTGATTGTTGGGTACCAAAATAGTTTTGAATTTAGGGACTGTTTTCCTACTTAATTCTTGTGGGTGGCCCTATCCCCCATGGTACTCACAGCAAAGAAGtacattttatgcatttttaagtGATAtgcatttatgtaaaaaaaaaaagcaaatcactCCTGAATGACTTTAGATTGTAGGTATGCAAAACACAGACTCTCTTTTTCCTCCATATCCTGACTGCTGTTTGTATGTTGTCACCTCTGTAGCAGACTGACATGATGCCTATTTTACATCAGGACTGCCCAATCTGGTAATGATCTATTCAGGATAGCTcaatataatgaaaatatcagCGGTAGTGTTTCTAAAGTCCTTAATTGTAacacttaaaagaaattttattacaataaatacgatataaaaagtttttatattatacacataaatttacaaaaaatacTTCAAGGGCGTCTAGTCAAAACTATCACCAGAAGATTCCAAAGCCCATATATTTTGTTCCAAATGAAATTATGACAGCTACAACAACATCAAGACAGGAATCCTGGTCTTTCTTCAGTGATTTTAACTCTATTCCGTGGTTGAACAGGTAATGAAAGTACGTGGCcgtttttgtgcttgttttgaaATCGATGTCAACTGGGATCATATTCTACAGCAGTGTCAGATTTTTTCTTTATCGTTGTTGATTTTTCTAAATGCGACTGGGCTTGCTTGCTTCAAAGAAGTCTTGGAAACATCAGTGTGCATGGTAGACATGGCTATTGTCTCATAGTCATCATCCCGGGACCGGAAAtcacaaaagttaaaaaagaactgCAAGTCTCTCTGGAAGTTTTTGTTCAGGAATCCATAAAATATAGGGTTGACAAAGGTGGATAGCATTGCTGTGAGGTGGCAGAGCAGGAAATAAAGATTATGGTTGCATACAGAAATCATCTTGTCGTTCCAATCAAACACAGTGTTAAAGATGGTAAGAGGCAACCAGCAGACTGCAAATGCTACCACAATGGAGAGCAGCATGATGTTGATTCTTTTGGTTTCACTGGACCTGTACTTGTTATCTCTCATGttgtttctccttttcaaacgTATATAGATCtatgagggaaagagaaaacaagtTCAAAAAGGACCACTCATTTGATGAGGAATTCTTTGGAAAGAAGGTAAAAATGAAAATGGTGTTGGGAGGGGGAGTTTTCTTACCTTGTAgtagcaaataaatataaaacagagTGGACCAAAATACTGCAGCACCAAGAGGAGAGTGGTGTAAGACAACCTATGAGACTCTGACGGGAATTTATCCAAGCATATGTATTTGTCCTCGAACCCATCAAGTGTTAAATTCTGGAATGGTTCATCAGTCAAGACTTGATAGATCAGGAAGGGTAAAGAAGTAGCCACAGCAAGAAGCCAAATGACAGCAATACCTATATAAGCATGCCTATTATTTGGTCTCCACCCTCGTGGGTTGATAATCAGCTGATGTCGTTCCACAGCAATGAGAACCAGGGAGAAAATGGACACAGTGATTGAAACACATTGCACAAAAGGATTCAACTTGCACATTGCCTCCCCAAAAACCCAGTGGTCCATTAATGTGTAGACAAATGTGAAGGGGAGACACATGATGGCAACAAGCAAGTCTGAGAAGGAAAGGTTCACAATCAAGATGTTGGTaacatttctcatctctttttgtttCAAGATGATTATGATCAAGGCCAAGTTTCCAGTGACCCCAAGAATGATCACAGCTCCATAAGCTAGAGCTAAAATAAATATCATGGCCAAGGGAAGATGACAATCATTTCCAAAAGCCAAAAATTGGGAATTATTCCTTGACAAATTGTAGTAGATTGAATGATTTTCAACCTCGGAAAATATTGTTGAATTCATTTTGATTGGTTTGGTTGTTGTAGATTACTTTATGAACAGTATGTTTCTTCAAAGCGGGTCAATTTTTCAGCTTATTCTTATTTCTCATATTGGCATCCACTCATCAGAATTATTCTGAATTCTTCATTCCCTTGAACTGAACAGTCTGTAAAGAGAAAATGACCAATTGCATTACTAATTTATTCAGGGCAGGCAAAATGAATTCTGACTCATAATATTGtttaaagtgaagaaactgaaataaataaacagaattaaATCTGTATAAACATCTTTTTGAAGTAGCAGAAACAtcgaaaacattttgaaaaaatctCAATAATTTTCATTGGACTTGTTTACACATTGAGTTCAGCAAAACAGTGGTGTGTAAATTAGTAAGGTGTGTGTAAATCTCATGTTCAAAGTCTTATATAAACAGTACTATTAGCATTATTCCTAAACACTGTAAGAAAGCTTAATACATAgcgtaaaacataaaaaaaaaaaaaaaaaacatacgaaacaagcaaagcaaaaaacaaaactacctaATCCTTTCTTACTACAGAAATGAAAGAATTCTTGTAGAGGTCAAGTTGTAATAATAGCTCCACCATACACTGAATTGCTCTTTAAGGCAGACATTAGTTAATACAAATATATTCAAAAGGAAATGACTAATAGAGTGAAACATCATAAAACTTTGTCATCTGAAGGACTGTTGAAGGAACAGAAGATCTTTAATCcagaaaaaacaaagatgatGGTATAGATGTCTTCTCGTATTTGAGCGGGTAGCATCTGGCACAGGGAACTGTGCTTGAAATATTATGTCAAAGTACACAAGTTACAAGCAGAACCAAAGGAAATATGTTATATTAAAAAGCCAAAACCAATTTCACATCTTCATTAGGAACAAATGTTTAATCCAATGGTATGAACTGCCTGCAAATCAAGCAGTGTCTGTACACAAAAGTTTATAACTACTACAGGTAAGACTTTCAAAGAGTTCTTGTATTTGTGTAGGACAGCTTTGTCTCTACTTGTGAGAGTCTATGTCTTTATTAATATGTTATAAGTTTTCAAAAGATTTCTAATGTTCTATTCTTATATAAATATCCTCTCTCCCACTCTAGATTATATACAGATACAATGCAGGGATCTAATTTTGGTTATAATATGAGTTTTCACAGCATTTTTACCAACAAAACAAATTACAGATCACAGTCTTATGAAGACTGAAAAcccttctttaaaaaatctctaatTTACCCTAgtttactaaataaatatatcacatgagATTTCTTAGGTTAATTTATAGGCCATTGTGTCTATGTTTAGAAAGAGGATTTCATTTATGTCTTCCTTATGTGAGAACAATAAAGGAAGTCATGCAGATTTACTTCCACTGAAAAGGAAGTAAGACATTTAATGAACTAACAATATGTTTGTCTATTAAGTGGTGTCCTTAATAAAGCTTTCTCTGAATGGTTTTGCTTTGTAGAATGTGAAGTGTTATTTATTATACAACCACAGCTtgaaccacattttgtttataaaacaaaaataataaaaataaaggttgcTAACATTAAATGGGAATGAAAATATAAGACTGGGAATGGTACTGGCAATGATGTCAAGTATGAATATTGTTAGAATAAATAGAGTTCTCCTCTCCTTTATGCAACAGCCTGTAATGATTCCTAAACTTATGTGATAATCACACTTTTTCTCTCAAGAACACGAAGGGCAGAGAAAATTATCTGTGTCTTTCGGTTTCTGAAAACAAACCTTGAAGAAATAAGTAATAATCTAAACCTTCCTTGGAAATTTCTCACTTACGACTTCAAGAAAACTTTGCATGTTTCATATTCAGGTTGCTATCAAGCTATTTTACATTACTTATCAGTTAATTGTGAAGTTTTCctcattgtgaaaaataaaaatagctaaataGGAAAGGATTTTCCTGTTTATTCTATAACTTCTCATGGCTCCTTGTCACCAAGAAGCACTAGGTGACTAAGTATCCAGGTATGAGATTTGGATTATTGAGTCAATGTCTCAGCCTGACACTTGAAGACCTTTGTATcatgcctctctctgcctttcagtCCATGCTCTAATAACTCCATAATGAACTCTCTGTACCAGGTAGGCCAGTCTCTTCACAGTCCACCAAGACTTGGCCTGTTTTAACGTCTACAGCTTCGCCCCTGCCTTTTCTCTTGCTGGGTGTTCTTTCTCATCACCAATCCAAATTCTACCCATCTTTCAAAGCACCATTTAGTCCTTTGAATTCTTAATCGGCTCCTCTCAATTATAATATAACCTCTTTGAGGTAGGTATTGTCTATACACCTCTTAGTACCTTGCAAATAGTAGAATTagaataaaatgtgtttaatGACATAGTAGACGCAGGGTTGGAATAGCAGGCTCCTCTGTGTGAGTTAACTTTTAACATCAGTAATTCAATTCTATCCTAGTCCTTTTACATGCAAAATAGATGATAATTCCAtagattgttttttaattaggTCAGGTATATAGGAAAAAATGTGCCACTTTGtgttaaaaaaagatattgtttcTGAAAGAAAATTCACTCATCAGGTAAATAAATACGTATTGAACACTTCCTTTGTGTCAGGCATGGTTTTAATGGAGACAGTTGTGGCACTCTCAGAGTTTCTCATCTTGTGCACAGAGaaagacacaaaaaaataaataaataaaagagatagtATGCCAGATGACTGTAAGTGCTGTGGAGAAGACTACAGTAAGAAAGGGGAACTGGGCTTGCTGGGAGTTGCAATTTATTCCTGGGCAGTAGGGAAGACCTCTACTTGCCTAAGGAGATGGGATGTGAGATAAGGCAGAGCAGCGGTGAGTGAGGAGGTCATGCAGAGCTCCCTGAGATTGCGCCTAATGTGGACAGAACATAAAATCATTCAGGCTGGGGTGTACCTGGTATTCTAAACAGCATTGGAAACGGTAAACAGAGAAGGCCCTATCCCAGGGTACAGTATTTGGCTTTTTCTTTGAGAAAGATGAGGAGTCACTGGGAAGTCTTTGGTAAAGGCATGAAGTTACACAACTTGTTTTAAAATTGTTACTCTAGCTGCTGTTTTCAACAGACTTAAGaacaggaaagggaagaagtaGGAGATACCTTAAGAGGCTACTACATTAATCTAGGTGAGAGATAATGAAGGTGCAGACCAAGGTGTTAgcagtaaaaaggaaaagaaaagtagaaattttACATCCACTGATTTTGACAACATTCAATGTGTTTGGGAATTAACACAAAGTTATTAAATTATTACAACCTATGGGCTACAAAGATAGCCTTCTTACAGATGAAGTCAGGTAAATATACTGAATCTCTAATACCTTTGAAATGATATTTGATAGGCATTTTTTATGAAGAATAACAGTGTTCTACTAAGAAGTTATTTTAGCTATAAAGAAAAtgcaagatatatatttttaagtatttgcaAGCCTCCTTTTCTAAGTGCATTGCTGGGCAGTCATTCCAGTTGGATAACACAGTCCCACATtggataaaatgtatattttcagcCTACCTTACtacaattttaagaaatagtAATTGTCAGAAAACAACAGTACTAAGAGGGAAAgaatttacatacattatctttgcaaaaaaatactttgatatttattattccaatatatatttctgaagcaAGGTATGCAACTACACACACTGCAAAAATGAAAGACTGTTAAATCTCATTATAGCTATCATGTGCCTTTACAAAGCAGACACTACCCAGATCCTCAGTTGGCAAATTAGCCCCTTTCGAAATggaaatttctttcttctttctgattaGAACACTGGCCTTTCACCACTTACTGTTCTTAGTGCTGTTACTCCCTGAAAATGCAACTTTCTGTGTTTCATAGCTGGCTGCAgatacattttttcatatactcaGAATTGTCTGTTCATCTCATTTGTTTTGGAAATGTCAGTCCTGTTACATGCAGCCTCCCAAAGTTACTGCGAGTTGATCTCCATGAGTTACATAATCCCCTGTTCATTCCTCTCCAAGGAGGGCTTGTTCAACAGACAGCTAGCTGCCTTAAAACAATAAGAAAGACTAATCAATCAGTCACCCACCAAAAGGCACGGGTCTGTAGTCGTTGGTGGGGAACCGGCTGGgtagttttctgttctctttgcTACACCCGGGAAGCAGCCTGGAGTCTTGGGAATGACAGCTACTGTTTCTACATTCTGTCTGAGCAGAGACAGATAAGCTGTGACCTTACCCCTGCCTGTATGCCACATGGCAAGTTAGGCTTTCTCCTAGGATCCAGGTGGGTATGGCAAAtctgactcttaaaaaaaaaaaaaaaaaaaaggaaagaaagaaaaacgtcAAAGCACACTTCCTGTAGGTTTTCATTGTGTGGCATGCTTAGGCACCCACAGTTCTTACATTGTGTAACTAGGTGAAATGACCCAAATTGTCCTCATTCCTAACCTctgtccaccccccaccccgctccaCCCCTTACCCTCATCACACACATTAGCCATCCATTTATTAGGGAACATCTTTACCTATGATGATCAGAGACTGGCAAAGCAGAAAACATACGAACcaactacaataaaaacaaataagcagagcCCAAACTCGGTCAATTCTCTTTGGTCCAACATCAGTCCTAAAATCATCCGCCCCCCTCCAGTCGACCTGGGGCCAGCCGAACACTCTCAGGCTACCTCCACGTTCAGCCCAATCTTCTAACTCAGCCAGTGTCCCAACATCACTGTTCAGAACGGAGCCAAAGAGTTAGGTGGTTCCAACTGGGAAGTAGGAGGAGGTGAGGGTTCCGGGCACAGACAGACTGGGAGGGCCCGACACAGGGGGTGGGGCTCGGTTCCAGCCCAGTCGCGGGGACCCACAAGTGACCCGGGGGGCCACGTCTGCGCCCGGGTCTGCGGCCGCGGAGCGAGCCGGGGCCTCCGCGGGACACGTGCCGCGGGAGGGAGACCAAGGCGGACGACCCTCCAAGCCCACCCTCCCCAGGCCGTCCCAGTGCTGGTTTCTCCACGAAAACTCCAGTGCAGCCACCCCGGCAGGGGCTCCAGGCGGCTTCAAAAAATACGACAGACGAGCAAGACGAGGGGAAGACCAACTGGGGCACCTGCCCGCCCCTCGGCCTTCTTACGGGACCCCGAGGAGAACCGGGACCCCGCGCGTCCCGGCTCCCCACGCCCCACCCCCGAGGCGGGAGCCCCGGGCTGTCCGCCCTTTCAAAGCACCTGGAGACCGGCCCGCAGGGGACCCGAACAAAAAGGCTGACTCTTCACCCCCCTCAGCTGCCCAGAGCCAGTTTCGGGGTCTCGCatgctttttttcttcccctctcatccTCCGTTCCACCCATCAACGACCGATTTCTCAAAAGTCTCATAAAAGGAAACTTACCCTCGGTTGTATTTGCCCTTTGTGCCCGTTTCTCGAAGCGGGAAGGATGGCCAGAAAGGGAgccgggaggggaagaagaaccGTTGGTATTTCTCCAGCTCACATCCTAAAGATTGATGAAGATAGGCAGAGACGTCCCCTTAAAGCCGAACTCCACCTCATCCCCGACCACGTGACGCGCCCCCAGGCGCCCGGGAGCCCCCCACCGCCCCCCAGCGCCTCACCTCGCAGCCTGCACCCGGAGGTGCGTTACCTCGGCTTCCTGGAAAGGAATGCCACTCAGCGAACCCACACGCGGTTGTCGGACGCAGACTCGCGCTGCGGGGGGAAGTAAGCACTCATCCCCGCACGGTCCTCGACTCCGCCGAGGCAAGGCAATtttacatgctttttaaaaagtcgGTGCCACCGTTTGTTTGCAGGTCAGTGCCATCTTGTGGCCGAAGGCACACCACTCTGAAAACCTGGAGCGTGAGCCCAACTCAGCAATGAAAGGGGTTGTTTGTTATGGGAACAGGAACCTTGAATTTCGCAGCGACATATGCCACTGGAtgtttcttgctttgttttgtgaggctcgaatttttttttttttataccagtGCCGAGCTTATTACTTCcttttaaaagtgaagaaaagactttaaaaaggCAAAGAAGCGAGTCCAGTGGAGAGCCTGGCATTTTAGTCTTTTCTTTCCACTGAGAAAATGCATTGAGTCAGATTTGTTCCCAGCGCCTAgctgcctctatttttttttttttttttcaaggggaGCACGATGAACTGAATATTGCCCTGGTGGTCAGAGTCAATGCCATTGGTGCTTACTCTACTACTGTACTGAACATGGTGAAGAAAAGAATAGAATGTACACCGAGTACTGATGGTGCAAAACCATCATAGTGGCCCATGATTCAGACTAATTAATGATCTGCTGATCCCAGATGTTTTACATAGTCTACAATACTTGAAAAAGTCAAAGTTGTGTAATTCGCACACATAAATTATTGACTGGTCTAGATGAAAAAACCCCtaaatctgtcaaaaaaaagtcTTCTTAATAAAAGTATAGGATACTGCCTAGAATatgcataaaatttttattacataacTAAGATTGCATTCTGTCttcaaaactaaaaactaaacaaaattttaagacaCATGGAATAGCCTGAATTTTACACTATTAAGAAATGTGTTCTCTTTTCTGGTTGTTAGGCTGAATAAGCCTTATTTAAACCTCAGTTTATAAGTCATAGCTCATTTATTTATAGAGTGAcacaatttcttctttttgtttcaggAAAGCTTTTTCATTGACTTTTGTCATTGGACACTTTTATATAGTTGTGAAGAGATATGATGAAGAATTAAGATATTATGATTATATAGCAAATGTACTATAATAATAGATATgagcatacatttaaaaatgtcccATTAATGGTTAAACATAGTACaatgtcatatatattttcttctgctgcttTTTTACCAAGGATGAAAATTAAGGCATAATTTAGAGATTTCAGTTCTCTCAAAGGGCAATAATTCATTAATGTTTCTACTCACCTTCTGTCTACTCCATTTGCCTAAGTCACATTCTGTTCTTAGAAATAAGTTTATCACAAGGTTTTCATCATCAAATTGGCTATTTTTTTAGCCTGCTGCaagaaatatagaagaaatgactTAATTCTCAGTGAGGAATGcattttattga of Saccopteryx bilineata isolate mSacBil1 chromosome 1, mSacBil1_pri_phased_curated, whole genome shotgun sequence contains these proteins:
- the NPY1R gene encoding neuropeptide Y receptor type 1 isoform X1; amino-acid sequence: MNSTIFSEVENHSIYYNLSRNNSQFLAFGNDCHLPLAMIFILALAYGAVIILGVTGNLALIIIILKQKEMRNVTNILIVNLSFSDLLVAIMCLPFTFVYTLMDHWVFGEAMCKLNPFVQCVSITVSIFSLVLIAVERHQLIINPRGWRPNNRHAYIGIAVIWLLAVATSLPFLIYQVLTDEPFQNLTLDGFEDKYICLDKFPSESHRLSYTTLLLVLQYFGPLCFIFICYYKIYIRLKRRNNMRDNKYRSSETKRINIMLLSIVVAFAVCWLPLTIFNTVFDWNDKMISVCNHNLYFLLCHLTAMLSTFVNPIFYGFLNKNFQRDLQFFFNFCDFRSRDDDYETIAMSTMHTDVSKTSLKQASPVAFRKINNDKEKI